The following proteins are co-located in the Synechococcus sp. PROS-U-1 genome:
- a CDS encoding BolA family protein, producing MVQPDAVEAAIQQVIPDANVTVEDLTGGGDHLQVTVVSAAFAGLSRIRQHQMVYGALQKELASEAIHALALNTSTPSDAASA from the coding sequence ATGGTGCAGCCGGATGCCGTTGAAGCCGCGATCCAACAGGTCATTCCAGACGCCAACGTCACCGTCGAGGATCTGACCGGCGGCGGTGATCACCTCCAGGTGACGGTTGTGTCGGCCGCTTTTGCGGGGCTCTCACGCATCCGTCAGCATCAGATGGTCTACGGCGCCCTGCAGAAAGAATTGGCAAGCGAGGCGATTCATGCCCTCGCGCTCAACACGTCAACTCCTTCGGACGCTGCGTCCGCTTAA
- the grxD gene encoding Grx4 family monothiol glutaredoxin has protein sequence MDPSTQARIETLVASSPIFVFMKGSKLMPQCGFSNNVVQILHSLGVAFETFDVLSDMEIRQGIKEFSSWPTIPQVYVKGEFMGGSDILIEMYNSGELREKLEIALAS, from the coding sequence ATGGACCCTTCCACCCAAGCTCGCATCGAAACTCTGGTCGCTTCCAGCCCGATCTTCGTGTTCATGAAGGGCTCCAAGTTGATGCCCCAATGCGGATTCTCAAACAACGTGGTCCAGATCCTGCACTCCCTCGGTGTGGCATTCGAGACATTCGATGTTCTTTCCGATATGGAAATCCGTCAGGGAATCAAGGAGTTTTCCAGCTGGCCCACCATTCCTCAGGTGTACGTCAAAGGGGAATTCATGGGCGGCTCAGACATCCTGATCGAGATGTACAACTCCGGCGAACTCAGGGAAAAACTGGAAATCGCTCTCGCCAGCTAA
- a CDS encoding DUF6761 family protein: protein MTSLDDPEAIRHFQSLCDACQELTTRYHTPSELRLYSDGYLHALRKSGSLDPRSQHRLEQLIDRWIMDPSSFIGPDGDVSTLYMQHPQGY, encoded by the coding sequence ATGACATCACTCGACGACCCTGAAGCCATCCGTCATTTCCAGTCGCTGTGCGATGCCTGCCAGGAGCTGACCACGCGCTATCACACCCCTTCGGAGCTACGGCTGTACTCCGACGGCTATCTGCATGCTCTGAGAAAGTCAGGTTCTCTGGACCCTCGTTCTCAGCATCGTCTTGAGCAATTGATCGATCGCTGGATCATGGATCCATCCAGCTTCATAGGCCCTGACGGGGATGTGAGCACGTTGTACATGCAACATCCCCAGGGTTATTGA
- a CDS encoding response regulator transcription factor, with product MPTSSTGQEPSRVLVVEPHPTLRTVLVQRLRQDGHLTAAVANAIEALEVCQEQSPDLLVSAELLERSSALRLAEQLRCPVIVLTARTGAEPVVGLLDDGADDVLRKPFGLEELAARCRTLLKRGHSGLQERVTVGPLEVHLLLRQVTLREQPVELSPREFALLCALLMPPGLVRSRQELLRMAWPPFSGGPRSVDTQVLTLRRKLEQAGLGEGGGITTVRQRGYRFSLDNLPAS from the coding sequence ATGCCAACCTCAAGCACCGGTCAGGAGCCCTCGCGGGTCTTGGTGGTCGAGCCGCATCCAACCCTGCGCACGGTCCTGGTGCAGCGGCTCCGTCAAGACGGACATCTCACCGCTGCAGTGGCGAATGCCATTGAAGCTTTGGAAGTGTGCCAGGAACAGTCTCCCGATCTTCTGGTGAGTGCTGAATTGCTGGAGCGCAGTTCTGCGCTGCGGTTGGCCGAGCAGCTGCGTTGTCCGGTGATTGTCCTGACGGCACGCACCGGTGCAGAGCCGGTGGTGGGCCTGCTGGATGACGGCGCTGATGATGTTTTGCGCAAGCCCTTCGGGCTTGAAGAATTGGCAGCCCGCTGCCGCACATTGCTCAAGCGCGGACACAGCGGCCTGCAGGAACGGGTCACCGTCGGACCGCTTGAAGTTCATCTGTTGTTGCGCCAGGTCACGCTCAGGGAGCAGCCCGTGGAACTCAGCCCCCGCGAATTTGCCCTGCTTTGCGCCCTGTTGATGCCCCCGGGGTTGGTGCGTAGCCGGCAGGAGCTGTTGCGCATGGCCTGGCCACCCTTCAGCGGTGGCCCCCGCTCCGTGGACACGCAGGTGCTGACCCTTCGCCGCAAGTTGGAGCAGGCTGGACTGGGTGAAGGCGGTGGCATCACCACCGTGCGCCAACGGGGCTACCGCTTCAGTCTGGATAACTTGCCGGCGAGTTGA
- a CDS encoding DUF1651 domain-containing protein, protein MTEDLSYKSEGAWLSNEPQQLFCQFTSHKDSSRKDLICMRNFHWRPPDDPIPQGSQLMTRQEALEKWNSLKAMGWKKCAGPLRQGTL, encoded by the coding sequence ATTACTGAAGATCTTTCCTACAAATCTGAAGGCGCTTGGCTCAGCAATGAGCCGCAACAGCTGTTTTGCCAGTTCACAAGCCATAAAGACAGCTCTCGAAAGGATTTGATCTGCATGCGCAACTTTCATTGGCGACCACCTGACGATCCCATCCCCCAGGGCAGTCAGCTGATGACTCGCCAAGAGGCTTTGGAGAAATGGAACAGTCTCAAGGCGATGGGCTGGAAAAAATGTGCTGGCCCACTGCGCCAAGGCACTCTCTAA